ATGCGATAAAACAGATCGTCGCGGAAGCGCCCTTGCAGCACGAGTTCCTGCACGTCCTGGTTCGTGGCGCCGAGGACCCGGACGTCGGCATGGAGCGTGCGCGTGCTCCCCACGGGCCGGAATTCGCCGCGATCCAGAAAGCGCAGCAACCCCACCTGCATGGAGCCCGGCATCTCGCCGATTTCGTCGAGGAACAGGGTGCCGCCCTCGGCCGCCGCGATGAGGCCGGACTTGGCGGAACCGGCGCCGGTGAAGGCGCCCTTCTCATGGCCGAAGAGTTCGCTCTCCAACAGTTCCCGGCTCACGGTCCCGCAATTCACGGCGAGGAACGGCCCCGTTGACCGGCGGCTCAGCGCATGGAGGAGCCGAGCCACCACTTCCTTGCCCGATCCGGTTTCTCCCTGGATCAGCACCGGCGCGTTGGACGGGGCTACCTGCGTGATGAGGGTCTTCAGCCGCTGCCAGGCGGGGCTGAGCCCTTCGACAATGGTGTCCCTCAGAAACCCGCCGTGTCGCGCCGCCAAATTTTCCTGCCGGAGGGCCCGCATCGTTCTGAGCTTGGCGAGGGCCGCCGTGACCGAGGCCGCGTCGAAGGGCGTTTCCTTCACCAGAAAATCCCAGGCTCCGTCCTTCATGGCCTCCACGGCATCTTTCACGTCCGCGTGGCCGGTCAGCACCATCACGTCGATGTCCGGTTGCCGTTCCTTGATCCATCGCAACACGGCCCGCCCGTCCATGCCAGGCATGCGCAGATCGGTGATCACGCAATCGACGGAGGCGGTGGTGAGACAGTCGAGGCCGGCCTGCCCTCCCGCCGCCGTCAGGACATCACAGCCCTGTTCCCGGAGCGTCTGCTCCAGGACGAGCCGCACATATTCTTCGTCATCAATGATCAAAATTCGCATCAGGAGATGGCCTGTGGAAAGGCCAGGTAGAAGGTTGCGCCCTGTCCCGGCATGGATTCCGCCCAGACGCGCCCGCCGTGCTTGTCCATGACCAGTTTGACGATGGCCAGACCGACGCCGGTGCCTTCAAAGGCCTGCGCGCCGTGCAATCGTTCGAAGAGGCCGAAAATACGATCGGCATAGGCCTGGTCGAATCCGATGCCCCGGTCTCGGATGCAGAGGATCGTCTCAGTCGCGGACAAGGTGCCGGTCACGACGATGTCGGCCGGCTCCCCAGGCCTGGCGAACTTCACGGCATTGTCGAGAAGGTTGGCGAGGGCTTGTCTGATGCTGACCGGTTCGCCATAGAGGTCGGCGAACGGGAGATCAATGGTGATCCTGGGCTTGGGACCTTGCGCGCCGGAGAGGCGCTCGGCCGCCAGCGTGCCGAGCATTTCGAGCAGGTTGAACCGCGACATCGGGAGCGAGGCCTGTTCCAACCGGGAGTATTTTAGGAGCGCGTCGATCATGTGCGTGAGGCGCAAGGCCGAGGTCCGGATCACGTCGATGCGGTGCCGCAACTGCTCATCCTGAGTCTGGGCGAACTGTTTTTCCAGGAGGGAGGAGAACCCTTCGATCTCGCGCAGCGGGCCCTTCAAGTCGTGCGCGACGGAGTAGGTGAAGGCCTCCAGCTCCTTGGTCTTGCGCTCCAGCGCCGAACTCCGTTCCCGAAGATTGGCCAGCATGGCCGCCAGGGCCTTCGATAGCCGGCCGACCTCGTCCTGACTGGACAGGGGTTGAAACCGCGCGGCCAGGTCGTGATGGGCCACGCGATCGGCGGTGGCGGCCAAACTCCGGAGCGGCTCGGCGATCTGGGAGTGCGCCACGGCGTAGGTGAGCAGAATCAGCCCCGCGAGGAGCAGGATGCCGGCGACCACGATCACGGTGCCCTGTTGAGACAACAGATCGCCCTCGGCTTTCATCTCCGCGGTCACGGCCGTCTGAAGGAGGACCAACCGGATCAGATGTTCAGACAGATCTTCGAGCGAGCGGGGGAGACCGTCGGAGGATGGTTCCGGCGAGGCACCGGCCCGCTCGGCCCATAAACTCTCCACATGGGAGAGCGTGGAGGCGATGGTCGAAACCAGGTGCGCTTCTTCTTCGACCAGGTCCAGCCGGCCGTGATCATCAAGCATGGTCAGGAGCCGCGGATGGTGGGGACGGATTAAGTGCGTGCCGCGATAAACCTCGAGTTGACGCCGCAACGTGTGCGAGATGGCTTCCCCCTGGCGGAACGATTCACGGGCCTCCTCGGCGGTCGCGGCATGCTCCCATCGGTGAAAGGTCAGGCGCAATTCCCCGGCAAGCTGCTGCATCGCCGCCGTCGTCGCCAAGGCCGGCACCGTGATGCGGTGATGGCGGTCTACGTAACTGTTGATTTTGGAGAGGTAGAACAGGATCGCCGCGAAGCTCAGGCCCAGCACGACCAGCAAGATGCCGAAGGAAGTCAGCAGCTTCTTTCCGATGGTCAACCGGCGGAACAATCGGAGCGGCGAGCGCAGGAGAGCGAACGACATGGCGTAGCCTACCATAGGGGAGCCATGGAGGCCAGAGATCGGGGCGTCGGTGGTTGGCCGGCGCCCTTCAGGGATACAGTATAGTTGACAGAATGTCCTGTATTGATTTATACAGGCCGCATGAGCGAGCAGCACCGCGCGGAGCCGGCCGAGAACATCGAGAATCGCCTGCGCCAGGTGCGGATGGCGCGCGGCCTGTCGCAAACGGAATTGGCGGCCCGGTCCGGCATCACCAGACAGGCGGTGTGCGCGATCGAAGCCAATCAATATTTGCCGACGACCGCGGTGGCGCTGCGGCTCGCCGGCGTCCTGCACTGCCGGATCGAGGACCTCTTCAATCTCATTTCCAGCGGGGAAGAAATCGACGGCGAACTCATCGGAGTGGACCGGGCTTCTGCCGCCGGCCTGTTGCGGCAGCGGGTGAAAGTGGCGCAGGTCGGGGAACGGGTGATCGTGCGGCCGGTCACGCATCTCGGGGAAGTTTTGACCTATACGGTTCCCGCCGATGGGCTCGTGACGGGCATTCCGCCAGGAAAAGCAAAAACGTCGCCTCTCCGGGTCAAGGTACGGTTGTTGCGCGAGTGGGCCTCCATTCGCGAAGCGGTCGCCGTGGCCGGCTGCGACCCGGCCATTTTTCTGGCAGGCGATTATCTGCGACGCCGGCAGCACGGGGCCTCGGTGGTCGGTTGGACGGCGGGCAGCGCGGCGGCTGTCGAGGCGCTCAAGCGGGGGGAGGTCCATGTCGCCGGCGTGCATGTGGTGGATCGCAAGACCGGAGAATCGAATCTGCCCTATCTGCGGCGGCATCTTGATCCGAAACACTATGCCGTGGTGACCTTTGCGGCATGGGAGCAGGGGTGGATGGTCCGGCGGGGCAATCCACGCGGGATCAGGGAAGCCGGCGACCTGGCGCGAAAGGACGTCACGTTGGTGAATCGGGAAGAGGGAGCCGGCGCCAGGCTACTGTTGGATCAGCGCTTGACTGACGCGGGGGTGAAGGGAGGGCAGGTGAGAGGCTACCGCCATGTGGTGCCGTCCCATTTCGCCGTGGCGCGTGCCGTGGCGGACGGGTTGGCGGATGTCGGCGTAGGGGTCGGCGCGGCGGCGACGGCTTTCGGCCTGGACTTTCTTCCGCTGCAGACCGAGCGCTATGATCTCGTGGTCCCGGCCGGCCTCTTGAAATCTCACCCCGCGCTCCAGCAATTTTTGGACACCATCGTCAGCCGGGCCTTCAGGGCTGAAGTGGAAGCGCTGGGGGGGTACGACACGAGGGAAACCGGGATGGTGCGGGAGCTGTTCGACAAACGCTCCGCCTAATTCGGATGAACACCCTCTTGTCACAGATAGGAAGCCGACAGGATCGTCGCTGATCGAGGAGCAACTATGATGAGGGTACGTCTGTGGCTGGTTGTCTATGCGCTGGCGGCCGTTGCGGCCGTAGCCGGGCCGTCCCAGGCCGGGCAGTCGCGAGAAACATTCGTCATTGCCGGCTCGCCAAGCCTGGCCGTTCCCTTGAAGGCTTTGGCAGAGGCCTATGAGGCCAAGCACCCGAACGTGAAAGTGCTGCTCTACTTCGACAACGGGTTGGATCTCAGGCGCACCATCGCCGGCATGGAAAACAGCATGGTCGGCCAATATTTCATCGGGAAGGGGCCGATTCACTTGGTCGCTCCAGGCGGGGACGAATTGATCACCAGATTGGAGCAAAAATACTACGTGCTGCCTGGCACCAAGCGCGCCTACGCCCAGGAGCATCTGGTCTTGGTCGTGCCGGAATCATTGGTCGAAGCGCCGGCGTCGTTTGAAGAGTTGGGGCAGAACGGGAAAACGAGGGTCGCGATCGCGGATGCACAACGGACAAAGTTGGGGTTACAGACACAGGGCGTCCTGCAGGCGCTGGATCTTGCGGACAAGTTGAAAGGCCGGCTCGACGTGGCGAGCGACTCCCGTGGGGTCCTCGACCATGTCCTCAGCGGCGAGGCCGACATGGGCATTGTGTTCGAACATGAGGCGGTGAAAGAGCAGGAACGGGTGCGCATCGTGGCGAGGGCGGATCGCGGATATCAGCCGATTGTCCATTCCATGGCGATGGAGCGGTACTGTCCCAATCGAACGTTGTGCGAGGATTTCCTGGCGTTCATTCAAACGGCCGAGGCGCAAGACGTGGTTCGGCTGGCCGGGTATGGAGTGCCGGGCGAACAGCGTGCCGGCGGCGTTCGGCATTAGGCGAGCGGCGTTATTTTTATGTGCGCGTTGTCAATTATACATGACAATACATCATTCATAATGTAATTGCTCGCGGCCTGGAGGAGGATCGATGAAGGGGAGAGAACTGGCGCAAGGTGGGATGAATCGGAGGATGACATGTGCCGCGATCGGAGTGTTCGTGTTTGCGATGGCGGCAGTGGGCTGCGCGAGGCTGCCCTATACGACGCAGACCATCCACGAGGATCAACGGGTGGTCGTCACGTTGCAGCGGGAGATCGACGCCCCGGCCTATACCCATCCGGTTCAGATATCGGACCAGGACCTGTCCGCCATTCTCAGGGGGTTTTCGTTGCGGAAGCAGCAACGGTTGCCGCTTCGCTGGTTTGCGGAGGAGGTCCCGCCGACGCCGCTGTTCCGCGAAGACGAACTCGCCGTGTTGGCGGGGCCGTTGGCGAAAGGCCTTCGGAAAGCCGGG
The DNA window shown above is from Nitrospira tepida and carries:
- a CDS encoding sigma-54-dependent transcriptional regulator yields the protein MRILIIDDEEYVRLVLEQTLREQGCDVLTAAGGQAGLDCLTTASVDCVITDLRMPGMDGRAVLRWIKERQPDIDVMVLTGHADVKDAVEAMKDGAWDFLVKETPFDAASVTAALAKLRTMRALRQENLAARHGGFLRDTIVEGLSPAWQRLKTLITQVAPSNAPVLIQGETGSGKEVVARLLHALSRRSTGPFLAVNCGTVSRELLESELFGHEKGAFTGAGSAKSGLIAAAEGGTLFLDEIGEMPGSMQVGLLRFLDRGEFRPVGSTRTLHADVRVLGATNQDVQELVLQGRFRDDLFYRINTVTLRVPPLRDRKEDLPKLAEHLLHSLRVPGPHKRSLSPEALEQLAAHHWPGNVRELRNVIERIILTSPGAGPITREEVVALLPPSTLRTQAEDTTLSLDEIERRHILRVLDSCGGNKTQAAKTLQIDYKTLLAKLKRYGMSEPSEG
- a CDS encoding sensor histidine kinase, translating into MSFALLRSPLRLFRRLTIGKKLLTSFGILLVVLGLSFAAILFYLSKINSYVDRHHRITVPALATTAAMQQLAGELRLTFHRWEHAATAEEARESFRQGEAISHTLRRQLEVYRGTHLIRPHHPRLLTMLDDHGRLDLVEEEAHLVSTIASTLSHVESLWAERAGASPEPSSDGLPRSLEDLSEHLIRLVLLQTAVTAEMKAEGDLLSQQGTVIVVAGILLLAGLILLTYAVAHSQIAEPLRSLAATADRVAHHDLAARFQPLSSQDEVGRLSKALAAMLANLRERSSALERKTKELEAFTYSVAHDLKGPLREIEGFSSLLEKQFAQTQDEQLRHRIDVIRTSALRLTHMIDALLKYSRLEQASLPMSRFNLLEMLGTLAAERLSGAQGPKPRITIDLPFADLYGEPVSIRQALANLLDNAVKFARPGEPADIVVTGTLSATETILCIRDRGIGFDQAYADRIFGLFERLHGAQAFEGTGVGLAIVKLVMDKHGGRVWAESMPGQGATFYLAFPQAIS
- a CDS encoding substrate-binding domain-containing protein; amino-acid sequence: MSEQHRAEPAENIENRLRQVRMARGLSQTELAARSGITRQAVCAIEANQYLPTTAVALRLAGVLHCRIEDLFNLISSGEEIDGELIGVDRASAAGLLRQRVKVAQVGERVIVRPVTHLGEVLTYTVPADGLVTGIPPGKAKTSPLRVKVRLLREWASIREAVAVAGCDPAIFLAGDYLRRRQHGASVVGWTAGSAAAVEALKRGEVHVAGVHVVDRKTGESNLPYLRRHLDPKHYAVVTFAAWEQGWMVRRGNPRGIREAGDLARKDVTLVNREEGAGARLLLDQRLTDAGVKGGQVRGYRHVVPSHFAVARAVADGLADVGVGVGAAATAFGLDFLPLQTERYDLVVPAGLLKSHPALQQFLDTIVSRAFRAEVEALGGYDTRETGMVRELFDKRSA
- the modA gene encoding molybdate ABC transporter substrate-binding protein, which codes for MMRVRLWLVVYALAAVAAVAGPSQAGQSRETFVIAGSPSLAVPLKALAEAYEAKHPNVKVLLYFDNGLDLRRTIAGMENSMVGQYFIGKGPIHLVAPGGDELITRLEQKYYVLPGTKRAYAQEHLVLVVPESLVEAPASFEELGQNGKTRVAIADAQRTKLGLQTQGVLQALDLADKLKGRLDVASDSRGVLDHVLSGEADMGIVFEHEAVKEQERVRIVARADRGYQPIVHSMAMERYCPNRTLCEDFLAFIQTAEAQDVVRLAGYGVPGEQRAGGVRH